The DNA window TTACCGATACCTAATCCGGCAATCAAGCCTGCAAGTGTAGCGAAGAAAACACCATTCGCTGTATATTCTGTTTCTCCTAAAGTCCATGAAGCCGGAAGGAAATGGTGTATTATGAAATAAGAGGCAATCACCATAACAATGGCAGAACCAAACTCTCCTGTATTCAAAGCCGCGTGAGGACTTCCACCTTCTTTAACCTTAACAAAGAATGTTCCCAGAATTGACATTAATATTCCTACAGCTGCAAGAGCAAGTGGTAAAACGACCGCACCAAGCCCATCCAATGGGAAATCAGTTACTGTGACAAAAGCAGCACCAAGAACCATTGTACCGATGATTGAACCGACATAGGATTCAAAAAGGTCGGCTCCCATTCCTGCAACATCACCAACATTGTCTCCAACATTATCGGCAATTGTAGCCGGATTTAAAGGGTGATCTTCCGGAATTCCCGCTTCAACTTTTCCTACTAGGTCAGCACCAACGTCGGCCGCCTTCGTATAAATACCTCCCCCAACTCTAGCAAAAAGTGCAATAGAGGAAGCTCCAAGTGAGAATCCAGCTAGTACATTAAGCACTGTGGAAACACTATCTTTATCGCCAAGTCCGAATATATTTGAATAAACAATGAAAAGGACACTAAGGCCTAAGACACCAAGGCCTACAACACCCATACCCATCACTGATCCTCCACCAAATGCAACTTCCAGAGCTTTACCCAAAGAAGTTCTTGCAGCATTAGTTGTTCTGACATTGGCTTTAGTAGCCACACGCATTCCCATAAAACCTGCTAAGGCAGAACAGATTGCGCCAACAATAAATGATAGAGACACTAAAGCACTTGAATTGGCTTCATTTGCTCCTTTAAAGGCAAGAAGAACAGCGACTGCGACAACAAATATTGCCAGAACCCTATATTCCGCTTTAAGGAATGCCATTGCTCCAACAGAAATATGATCAGCAATTTTGCTCATCTTCTCAGTTCCAACTTCCTGTTTTGAAACCCAGGAAGATTTCCACAATACAAATAACAAGGCTAAAACACCGAATGCCGGTATAACGTAAACTAGGTTTTCCATAGATAAGTCTTTATAAACTATTAGGATCGATTTTAAATAGAGCGCAAAAGTAAAATTTTTATTAAGAATGGAATATTAATTGCTTTATTAATTATCAAGCCAAAAAATCATTACATTTTTGCGGGATAATTTTTAATCAATTTTGAATGTTCTGCGTTTAAGCAATAACAATGAAAATCAGGATACTATTTTTTACATTAATCACGCTATTAACAGTATTAGAGACGAATTCTCAGAATCCGGATCAGGAAATTCTATTAAACAACCCTGCCGTTAGAATAAGGGCAACAGAAGCTGTTAACCTGATGTACGATTTTAAGTTTGAAGAAGCAAGAAAACGTTTCAAATGGCTCAAACAGGATTATCCGGAGCATCCACTATCCTATTTTCTCATGGGACTTTTGTATTGGTGGAAAATTATGCCAAATGTAGACAACACAGAATACGATGAAATTTTCCTTACTTATATGGATACGGCTATCGCAAAAGCCGAGCAAATGGGTGGGAAAAGAGCTGCATATGCTGAAAAAGCTTTTTTTCTCGCGGGTAGTCATGCTTTCGTAGCAAGATTGCATTCTGAAAGAGCTGCATGGAGAAAAGCTTCCTTATCAAGTAAAAAAGCACTTAATTATCTCGAGGAAAGCAGGGAATACACCGACTGGAGTCCTGAATTTTTATTTGGTGAAGGTCTGTACAACTATTATGCTGAATGGGTAAAAGAAAACTACAAATTTCTCAGACCCATATTATTGTTTTTCCCGAAAGGCGATAAGCAATTGGGAATGAAGCAATTGGAAGATAATGCCCATACTTCATTTTATACTAGAACAGAAGGGCAGTACTGGCTAATGCGGATGTATTATTATGAAGATGAAGATGAAAAAGCCATAGAACTTGGAAAGTATTTGCATGAAACCTTCCCGGATAATGCCTATTTCCACCGTTATTATGCCCGATTGTGTTTTACGCAAAGCAATTTGTCAAAGGCTAAGGAAGAATCCATTGAGATTCTGGAAAAGTTAAATAACAAAATGCCCGGATACGAAGCCGTTAGTGGCAGATATGCCAGCTTTTTTCTTGGATTTATTTACTATAAAAGAGACAATAATTTGGAAAAGGCTAAGGCTTATTTTGAACAATGCATAGATTTCTCAGAAAAAGCCAATGATGAAGATGCAGGTTATTACCTTTATAGCTTTTCAAATTTGGCCGAGATTGCGGATAAACAGAATGATACCGAAAAGGCGATTACTTTATATAGGAAATTATTGCAACTCACTGAGAAAAAAGATAAACTGCACAAGGATGCTGTGGCATATCTTAAAAAGAAGGATGCCTACGAAGACGGTTGGTGGCCTTTCTAATCATTTAATAATAATTTATGGGTTTTAAAGACCTACTCATTTTCCCAATCATGGTATTGATTGTATTT is part of the Hyphobacterium sp. CCMP332 genome and encodes:
- a CDS encoding tetratricopeptide repeat protein, with the translated sequence MKIRILFFTLITLLTVLETNSQNPDQEILLNNPAVRIRATEAVNLMYDFKFEEARKRFKWLKQDYPEHPLSYFLMGLLYWWKIMPNVDNTEYDEIFLTYMDTAIAKAEQMGGKRAAYAEKAFFLAGSHAFVARLHSERAAWRKASLSSKKALNYLEESREYTDWSPEFLFGEGLYNYYAEWVKENYKFLRPILLFFPKGDKQLGMKQLEDNAHTSFYTRTEGQYWLMRMYYYEDEDEKAIELGKYLHETFPDNAYFHRYYARLCFTQSNLSKAKEESIEILEKLNNKMPGYEAVSGRYASFFLGFIYYKRDNNLEKAKAYFEQCIDFSEKANDEDAGYYLYSFSNLAEIADKQNDTEKAITLYRKLLQLTEKKDKLHKDAVAYLKKKDAYEDGWWPF